In Oryzias latipes chromosome 6, ASM223467v1, the sequence GGTGTTAACACAAGGCTGCTTGTTGGAGTAGAACAAGATTTCATCTCATTAGGCTTTAGGTGAAAAGAACCCGGAGTCTAAAACGGGTTTTGCTCCTGGGAGGACCCTAAACGTGTGACCGGATCAGACAATAGGTCTGACCTAGAAGCTTGTTGCACGGGGAGTGAAATTTACGGTGGCCGAGAACCGCCAttgcagcaacaacaaaagaagtgctgcaaaaaaaaaaaagttacagcaaacataaaaaaatacaactgcaaaaacaaaaaattacctGCAATTACCAAAAAACCGCTGCAAATAACCGCCATCCCAgccatcacaaaaaaatgtactgcaaacaaaaaaaagcgatCATATCCAAAAAAGTTGCCTCAACATCAGAAACACTGCAGACATTAAAAACGTCTAACGGAAGTGAATCTTGAAAACACCAGTGACGTCACGACTGATCGGAGATCAGTTTGCAGATTTATACACCAGAAGTGCATTGGTTTTTGCTATATTCACTGCTGCGACAAGGAGGAAAACAGGAGTACGAATCAGAAAACGGACGAGAGAGTGTGGTAAGTGAAAATATTAGTATTCATTGTTACTATGTGTACTTTTGATGTTATTCATTAGGCCAGGTAGCCTCAGGTTTATGTCGGTTTATTGTTAGCTTCGGCTAACGCTAGTATACAGAAAGATCACTATTCATTCTGCGTTCACGCCAAACGCGATTCACGGGGCAAATTTGCGTTTGCCGCCTGTCCTTTGCCGCGCGGCGAAGTCtctgttcaaaaatgtgtttctgtgctTGATTATGCGGCCGCATATGCCGGGAGGAGCTTTCAGCAAACATTAGCTTTCAGcttaaaaacattagctgaaagctaaaaacattagctgaaaGCTAATTACCCCTTAGCCCGACAGGCGCCAGTGGGTTATGGTAGCGGTCCCGAACCTTTTTTACATGAGTTTTACTAGTAGTTACTAGAATCCttaattttgtttgtataataataataataatgtataaTAACAGCATAGGCATCAAATTAAGAGATTTTTTTATAGAttcaacatacttttttaatttcacagtttGCAGGCATGATGGGTTTGTTATCGGTGTATTctcatttaaatgtaatatttggccagaatgaaaatgaaatttagtaaataaatacaatgtctttcttgtgttaaaaaaatcaacaaaaaacaagaaataatggCAAAAATGTTAATGTAAAGTAAGTCTAAAGCAatatatacttttttgtttttgcagatcaCAATGTATTGTCCTTTTTGTGGACACCAGCAGCATTCTAAGCCAATGTTTTGCTGTTCGTGTGGAAAGAACATTAAATTCCTTTGTGATGTTGATGATGACAAGCCTGGCACAAGTAAGtttaaagtttctttctttcataaaaTTAGGCTTATATACTTTACACTCTGTATACTTTATGAGTATAGTTGAGCACACTGTGTTTCTCTGTCATTTCTTATTGACAATTGGACCTTTATTTGAAGGTGAAGCTACTGGAAAAAGTATGTTGGAGTCATTTCAGACTTTCCGGAGTCTGAAGGAGAAAGAAAGACGAGGATCtttcaaaaataagaaaagatcaCTAAACGACAACCTTAAGCTTGTGAAGGTAACTCTTTTTGCTGATATAAACTAATAACTTGTTGACAGTCCATAGTGTCATGTATTTATAGTGTCACTGATCTAGTTAACGTTCAGTATTTCTATTTTTCCCTGTAGATTTCAGTAGGTCTTATGCGGCTACAAGATGGTGGACTGAAGGCTGTAAGAGGATCAGTGCTTCCCCTTTTGGTGCAACCAGAGGTGGATGCAACCGCATTGCAGAGAGCAGCTGAGCAAAAGCTGAAGGCCTTCCACAGAAATTTACCAAGTGGTCCTTACTCACTGCTCTACCCTGACTGTACAAAGATTTGTAATATACCGGGAACAGAAGTACCTTTCACTCTAAAAGAGTACAAGGAGGCATTGGGGAAGGCCTACCAAAGGATCACACTGTACATTTGTACAGCTGAAGATTTCTTTACCTCTTGTAAGTAATTGTGAAATAATTGCCAACCAAGAAGAGATTTTTaaagtgatttgtttttttcaagaaaaattgtctGTTGTTTTAAGTAGTCTAAATTCCTCTTATACTGTTCTTGTACTTCACAGCTCAGGAAACCAACCATGAATCTGACTCATCAGATTCAGAAGTGATCATCAGGAGTCCGAGGTCTAAAGAATTCAATACAGCTGATACATTAGTGAGTGGTACTTTTGTTGTTACTGTTGTCATAGTTTCAATTCTAACTTAAAGAGAAAATGCTTCTAAATCTTACATGGAAGCCATAATTTTGCgctaaaacatacaaaaatatcattttttgatttttgatttgaaatggtttatttcaagcaattaagtagaaataatacacaacagcaatataaacatcagttatacattcatacagtaactaatcaaacttaggataattagacatattaataaatattgcttgatcTTATGGAAAGATGTTGCAGTGTCCTGGCCTACACATATTTTATGAACttaagaaaacaactttttgggAGAAATTATACTATGAGAATGATCATTCCTCCTGTCTTAAATCACTCGGAATAATAGAAtccaaaaaaatgttccaatttgtTCAGCTCTAGATCTATTAATCAGATGTCAAGCACTCACTGATGTATATTAATATACAATTTCTTTTTCACTTCCAGCTATGGGAACCTGCAGATGGAGAGCCAGGCACTGATTCAACAGCTCCTGTAATTGTGGCTTCTAAAGACAGTCTATGGTTCACACTTTGCCTTGTCTGAAAAGACTGTCACACAATCAGTGTCTTCAACTACATAAAATTATGTGTCACACTGACCTACAGATCCATGTTTGTGTAAAGTAGAAtagtcttttctttctaaatctgtCCTATTTTAGCCACAACTTAAAACACTTAAACTTCTGTAACCTAACCTTGTTATATTTGTTATTCATATCTTACTTTCTAACTTACAGGAGGTCCCAGGAACGTCATCAGGCACAATGGAAACTACATGCTATAGGtattaaattttacttttttataatttcatgattaaaacatcaacaaaataaATTTGTGTTTCAATTTCTTAGTAAATATACTGAGCTTTATGCGCCCATTGTAATTGAGGATGAGGATGACTCAGACAGGGTTGAGTGCAACCATGACATTGAAGAAGATGAAGGGTAAGAAACTATGCACTAAATTCAACTGTGGTTATTATTTTTCCTTGTCTAAAATGTCTGCTATCCTGTATCATGTAATATACTCATGATTTATCTGATGACAGGATGGACAAACCATCTATATCTGAGATAACGGCAAACCTGGCCCTTGAGATCAACCATCGAGCTGTCAGCAGATTTAACATCTGTCGCTCTGACATCTGGAATGGAGCAGTCAGAGGATTTAAAAGGGCAacattttcagagaaaaaagacATCTTAGTGAAATTCTCTGACAATGAAGGGACTCTTGAGGAAGGTATCGATACTGGTGGTCCCAAGAGAGAATTCCTCTCCCTTCTGATGAAGGAGCTGAAGAAACGGCCCATATTTGATGGACCCATGGAGAGCCGCTATCTGGTCTACAACTcaacaggttttgttttgtacaatgtcttaaagggaaaaacaaacacatttcagtCATGCAGTGTTTTTTAATATGGAAACTGATGCAATACTTTTAACTCTGAATTTTCTTGGACAGCTATCCTAGAGGATGAATACTATTTAGCAGGCAAGATGATTGCTGTGTCCATTGTACATGGCGGACCGGGTCCATATTTCCTCTCAAAGAACCTAATCAGTTACATCTCAGGGCAGGACAGTTTCAAGTCATCTGTAGGAGAGATAACAGATGAGGAGATAGGGAAAGTCCTAAAAGAGGTATGAGGATACTTGATAGAAGAGTGTGAAATTGTAAATATGAGTATAGAGCGTTATATCCACTTACACCATTCTTTCAAATGATCCATATGGCATCACCGTTTTTATAATTCTATTCATATTTGAAATGTAAAGTACTCTATTGTCTCTTCTTTTAGATTCAGAattatggagttatttcagtctcaataatcagaaatgcacacaaccggttttacaaatacacacgctccgattcacaaatgtcattttatgcaaacgtgaaaaataaattcggaaatacacaccctgtgtttcacaaacacacagattgtgtttcacaaatgcacactaaatgttgtacaaatgcacaataagtgtttctcacaaatgtgcacactgtttttcacataaacattttaggaattcacaataaatgtatcagaaatgcacagtaagtgcttcacaaacgtgacttttaggtacacatgtgatgtgaactcacagatcattcgaattgcagactgtgcattcaaaatcccgttctcgtttgtgaatctccccgtgtgtgtgagagatttttctacggtgaatattgagactcatctgacggagcgggtcaactaatgtcaccattagctagtgaatctgtcaatcaaactcatcggcaaagcaggcgggttcgcttttagccaatcgaatggccccttacactcttcactctcaactgacgagggagggagctgttcagcacagcagttgggaggacgcgggcggcaaacatggcggagaggtcttcagAACGGGaacagtctcagcccgtaagtaatgcacttATTTTATCATTCCGTCGTTGTACATcttgtaatgttattgaatactaagttgaagcggtctccttagccaagtgacatgtgtgaatgctttatgaacactgcagccgagtcgtttgcagagtacccccaccgcaaattagcttagcttagcctgtgcggtcatattttttatgaaagcgggggaggacttatgatggttttgtcaagttttatacttggcataccagctcttcacacaacacgagtaactacaaccaaccagggGCCTCGAAACTAGCCGGCTTTCGACTCAAATTGTGTCTGCCTGCCCTGTGTGAGTGTGAGGGAAGTTTAAGCTAGcgcgtcggttcaagctagataTACAGCCaatgtaggttcttaacatgattcataaggagccaaggggaaaacatgccggatttacagcagcacagaaagtttaataaaaagtattgatttagagacggggatttgtttaaacactgatgctatgctaactagctagtaagTTAGCTGtcccgtgtgctgcctttatgtaaacgcgatccgggttaaagttagacagtcttttcacaacccagactttaagacggggtggatatgtgcaacaaagttaattcatatgacattcatgaaaacggcattttttgaatataacagacgtgaatccactgttgaatgaaagaagcctcgttaagtttctttttttttttttttttttttttttttttttttttttttttttttttttttttttaccttgtcctgtccaacagctgggcaaacagatgagagctgagggcctcttgtgttggacatattttactttaacaagaggggttattaatcttcagacaaaccaaaggtatgtctgaataaaccccttttgtaattgaggccaaactttattaatttcaaacatgtttgaagatctttggtgttggaccggacggaaaaggaaagaggggaagaagagagagggacgttagaaagagggggggaaggagggtgatagtaggaggggaagggggataagaccatgaagcagcatagagcaacaagtttactggttgttaatcaccatggtaaggctcaaatgcagtacaaaaagggcggagcctgtccacacacacacccaagtgtcaaacacacctgctagttgcaaaaatgtacatctgtcgacatgtgcacaaaacagatagtgctcacacgcatacttatgccttaaaaccaactagtgtgaaacatttcagtcattcagtcacgcaaaccgccagtgcaaaggtgagccaacacccgtgctcaggtgagtgctcatgttcttctaatatggatggtggaatgtgtaaagaaggaaggagagcgcccagccatccccaccccaagacccccaccgcagcagcagcggcagccggaatcccccccacgccacacggaaaccggcagggaacaaccgccgcccgggcgaccaagcccgccacccaggccagggccagcaggaccgccgcaaggccccccagagccagagagcagggaggcacagagggaaagagagggccgccccagcccaaccaggagaacagcccccccgccgcgccgggagagcccaacgcagggccccaccggagagggacgcccacagccccagacgagcaccccaccaccacccaggagttccgggcatccccccgccccaaccccaggtacgagccaggaccccccaagggagacccgccccgcactccaggcagccatccgcccggcccacggttgatccagggaggagcaaggcaggggcccgccgcccccgcccaggaggggggaaccccggggaaaaaagagggcccacaaggggtgttgtaaatatggcccgaccaggctcggccacagttggaagttaggcggggcccagcgctcaggagcaaggaccagaacccaccccccagggacaccaacacccccggctcagatgtaatgtgaacccccccaccgcgcggagagagcaccgccgggcccaggaatccggcaccccggggacacggccgccgctgcaaaggggcccgtaccccccaccagggaagaggcaggggacagatggtcctaggtcccaccttccttgcaaaatgtgtgtgcgtatatgtgtgtttaagagggtgtgtgtgtgcatgtgtgtgtgtttatgttgggatgtatatattgaggggggaggggtgtgtgtactaaggggggtgcagttaaaattggcgggtagggcactgaggggacatctcctgattactcacagtgatgtcccctcaccctccccaccaaggggccctaaatgtctaaggtgcggttaaaattggcgggtagggtgctaggaggacatctgctgcttgctggcagtgatgtccaagcaccccccctaccaagggccctacatgtctaaggtgcaaataaaaccgaaagagggggggaccactccatacggcaaccataggagggggggccactgcctagtaaacccccccccccaagcctcgttaagtttctaacgttagaacccgtattcattgtgatgaccagccctatgagattgtgtcagagtgacagccactaaattccccgtatctttacttccaatgacaaaatgacaagaatcccaaacattgtgtttttaggctgttttgtagtcaataagtagtcacagaaagggcggatgggagaaatctgctgtcaacagtgatttgagtagaagttactgtaagtattacacacaggcttcctgtgatcagtgtcttgtctctgatatttttttaaagctgttctttactacaagctcaagttatcatagcaagagtgttttaaaaaattcccctttctaatatttgaaaattatgtaatttaatctcagacagctaaatgatccatccatgtttgttgtgtttttatttattctctaggaattgctGAAGCGTGACATCCTAAAtacctttctattctattctatttcatattttatcatcctattgtattactgttttacctgtcaattgggaatttagcatttttgcccctgtaaatatctgtcagttgaaagtatttgtacttgtattccatagatcttgtacctgagaagatagcagagaacaactgtgcagacacccacttggccttcttcagtgacgctgtgaacgtttatggcttacctctgaggtattcatgtttttcataaagaaatcttttattcacatatcaggcagtataagtacttggttttttgtacaaaaataaaataactttttttagactcctctgaaaacaaagccaactctaaaactttcccctcgtgaataacattttacccccccttaacagtctctctcacctcatttttttccccagtgatacatgtaacccactcctgcaatttatctaacctagaaattctacttattggcatcatacataagaacattacattttaagttgatgtgtaccgtattggcgatgcatttgtaattatgtgtttgagacttGATTTTCATggtattgtcagggtgagaggagatcacggaggagaaaacgtgggcatagccgagttaatgctcacagtacgtacaactgacacaaacggcttcattgtgggaaaagtgtacacacaatcaacggtgagttgaacctagttttagatgctttaatatatacataaaagtgaatgatgtattaaaaataaatctgacaatataatatttctttttgcttttttccaaatacaggattgagctcctctggtgtgatgtcttcatgactgttactggtttatattacaacatcctgcactctcctgaggaccaagacttgctcaatatcagtaacatcacgtattctgctgccattacatcttcctaccacgcattcaggccagtttggatgtctttagtgacgcgtgggacagccaatcaggacggagcaaagcatgacaccaaatcagctgtggcatttgggcttgacccagaaccctgtttctgatccccgggtaagtgctttatttcagtgtttttcaacctttgttctcttgttccacggtctgacaccggactctgtggaaatttacaccgctaaagacgagctttagctggtatttttgttataactgagcgactttatcagcagaattaaaaacaaggaagtgaaaactttaac encodes:
- the LOC101157448 gene encoding uncharacterized protein LOC101157448 isoform X2 — translated: MYCPFCGHQQHSKPMFCCSCGKNIKFLCDVDDDKPGTTTGKSMLESFQTFRSLKEKERRGSFKNKKRSLNDNLKLVKISVGLMRLQDGGLKAVRGSVLPLLVQPEVDATALQRAAEQKLKAFHRNLPSGPYSLLYPDCTKICNIPGTEVPFTLKEYKEALGKAYQRITLYICTAEDFFTSSQETNHESDSSDSEVIIRSPRSKEFNTADTLLWEPADGEPGTDSTAPEVPGTSSGTMETTCYSKYTELYAPIVIEDEDDSDRVECNHDIEEDEGMDKPSISEITANLALEINHRAVSRFNICRSDIWNGAVRGFKRATFSEKKDILVKFSDNEGTLEEGIDTGGPKREFLSLLMKELKKRPIFDGPMESRYLVYNSTAILEDEYYLAGKMIAVSIVHGGPGPYFLSKNLISYISGQDSFKSSVGEITDEEIGKVLKEV
- the LOC101157448 gene encoding uncharacterized protein LOC101157448 isoform X1, which codes for MYCPFCGHQQHSKPMFCCSCGKNIKFLCDVDDDKPGTSEATGKSMLESFQTFRSLKEKERRGSFKNKKRSLNDNLKLVKISVGLMRLQDGGLKAVRGSVLPLLVQPEVDATALQRAAEQKLKAFHRNLPSGPYSLLYPDCTKICNIPGTEVPFTLKEYKEALGKAYQRITLYICTAEDFFTSSQETNHESDSSDSEVIIRSPRSKEFNTADTLLWEPADGEPGTDSTAPEVPGTSSGTMETTCYSKYTELYAPIVIEDEDDSDRVECNHDIEEDEGMDKPSISEITANLALEINHRAVSRFNICRSDIWNGAVRGFKRATFSEKKDILVKFSDNEGTLEEGIDTGGPKREFLSLLMKELKKRPIFDGPMESRYLVYNSTAILEDEYYLAGKMIAVSIVHGGPGPYFLSKNLISYISGQDSFKSSVGEITDEEIGKVLKEV